The Fusarium falciforme chromosome 7, complete sequence genome window below encodes:
- a CDS encoding Leuk-A4-hydro-C domain-containing protein, with translation MCQFHAHDVNTNSNFHDVVTKHTKLQLAVEFDRKILTGSVITTLEPLKAEGLETVILDTSYLNILSASVGGEHIQWQLGQATDQNGRPLIVQLGRGYTQGEILDLEIHFETTNQCTGLQWFSPEQTDDKLYPFLFSQGEPVHARSIFPCQDTPSVKTTFDITVSSPLPVVASGIPQHDLLFPPAVNMTDAKEYKFQQDVPTSNYLFAVASGNLAGAKIGKMSYLYSAPSSLEAAVAELQPDIDAIIDATESLIFTNPWPLYNLVILPKSFHLGGMENPVFNFYSATVISGDRENISVVAHEFAHNFSGNLVTNSSWEHFWLNEGWTVYIEREILRQVKGEKAAVFEAIVGWNELIYGIESYGGSESPETSLVLDLQGKRPDDVMSRISYEKGYTFLCFLEKLVGREKWLPFIPHYFRKFSRATLDSYTFKATVLEFFSQDAAATEALNSINWDEWYHKPGLPQKPDFHSPEYDGCLNLAQKWIDMARDSATSVSAADVEGWSAGQLNVFLDALLDSPTPITLDSSQLLGTLYGLRKSTNFEVLSRYLRVGLKAGDRGLLEDTEAFLGETGRMKFVRPLFECLQSLDKEFANKVFYKYERFYHPTCIRLLEKVLGITV, from the exons ATGTGTCAATTCCACGCCCACGacgtcaacaccaactccAATTTCCACGATGTGGTCACTAAGCATACCAAGTTGCAGCTGGCAGTCGAATTTGATCGAAAGATCTTAACAGGAAGCGTAATCACTACCCTAGAGCCTCTCAAAGCTGAAGGTCTCGAGACTGTCATCCTCGACACCAGCTACCTCAACATCCTCAGCGCAAGTGTGGGTGGGGAACACATCCAATGGCAGCTGGGCCAAGCCACGGATCAAAATGGCCGCCCACTGATTGTGCAGCTTGGTCGCGGCTACACCCAGGGTGAGATCTTGGACCTTGAG ATTCACTTTGAGACTACCAATCAATGCACCGGTCTCCAATGGTTCAGCCCCGAGCAGACAGATGACAAGCTATACCCCTTTTTAT TTTCTCAAGGAGAGCCCGTCCATGCACGCTCCATTTTCCCCTGTCAGGATACTCCTTCTGTCAAGACAACGTTTGACATAACCGTCTCCTCCCCATTGCCGGTTGTTGCAAGTGGTATCCCTCAGCATGATCTTCTGTTCCCTCCTGCTGTGAACATGACAGACGCAAAAGAGTACAAGTTTCAGCAAGATGTTCCTACCTCTAACTACCTTTTTGCCGTCGCTAGCGG GAATCTGGCTGGAGCAAAGATTGGCAAGATGAGCTATCTCTACTCTGCGCCATCGAGCTTAGAAGCAGCTGTGGCTGAGCTTCAACCCGATATTGACGCAATTATTGACGCTACCGAG AGCCTCATTTTCACGAACCCCTGGCCGCTCTACaacctcgtcatcctccccaAATCCTTCCACCTCGGCGGAATGGAGAACCCCGTCTTCAACTTCTACAGCGCCACAGTCATTTCTGGTGACCGGGAGAACATCTCTGTCGTCGCGCACGAGTTTGCGCACAACTTTAGCGGCAATTTGGTTACAAACTCCTCATGGGAGCATTTCTGGCTGAACGAAGGCTGGACTGTTTACATCGAGCGCGAGATTCTACGCCAGGTCAAGGGCGAGAAGGCAGCCGTCTTTGAGGCAATCGTCGGTTGGAACGAACTCATCTATGGCATCGAGTCGTATGGAGGTAGCGAGAGCCCGGAAACGAGCTTGGTCTTAGACCTTCAGGGAAAGCGGCCGGACGATGTCATGTCCAGGATCTCGTACGAGAAGGGATACACATTTCTGTGCTTCTTAGAGAAGTTGGTTGGACGAGAGAAGTGGCTGCCCTTCATCCCGCAT TATTTCAGAAAGTTCTCACGAGCAACACTGGACTCGTACACCTTCAAGGCTACAGTTTTGGAATTTTTCTCTCAAGACGCTGCCGCCACGGAAGCCCTCAACTCCATCAACTGGGACGAATGGTACCACAAGCCTGGCTTGCCTCAAAAGCCCGACTTCCACTCTCCAGAGTACGATGGGTGTCTCAACCTTGCCCAGAAGTGGATCGACATGGCTCGTGACTCAGCTACCTCGGTCTCTGCTGCCGATGTCGAGGGCTGGAGCGCTGGGCAGCTGAACGTGTTTCTCGATGCCCTTCTAGATTCGCCAACACCCATCACTCTGGACTCTTCCCAGCTTCTTGGCACTCTATACGGGCTAAGGAAGTCGACCAACTTTGAGGTGTTGTCGCGATATCTACGAGTCGGCTTGAAGGCAGGAGACCGAGGTCTTCTTGAAGACACCGAGGCTTTTCTCGGAGAAACTGGACGAATGAAGTTTGTCAGACCACT GTTCGAATGTTTGCAAAGTCTAGATAAAGAGTTTGCCAACAAGGTCTTCTACAAGTATGAGAGGTTTTACCATCCCACTTGTATTCGCCTGTTGGAAAAGGTGCTTGGGATTACGGTGTGA